A section of the Leptospira noumeaensis genome encodes:
- a CDS encoding sterol desaturase family protein translates to MNSDAFMEYAFIVMVALIGIEIFVSYIKGKQYYRLNVLIADVSTGVIFALIGVVILLGALYVYDKIETNFSLSALGYHFFPLESPFQFSPSFSVNWQALGAWTFAVVFADFVYYWFHRHCHEINLFWATHVTHHSTQEMNLSVAFRGNGLQRIFEYIYFLSMALLGIPWAMFLLSHRILKVYQFVVHTRFIGKLGFLEQFMVTPSNHRVHHGIQDKYIDRNHGGIFIIWDRMFGSFEWETEEPIYGLTKPVNSFNPITVNMHVFKDIFFQVWKCKSVGDVFKTIFGPPGWKPTYLITEADKAPEPTKVQKYDPKPPMGVMIYVALQAAVLMAVGLVIWKVAKINLEQDMTTLGILSAVIIFSLFSIDRTMEMKRWSRRTEVVRNVLFILAFVAALVYSNIPNIEIFAIPLIGLSFVSLVWIVIKRKTFFDLSNISNTWY, encoded by the coding sequence ATGAATAGCGACGCCTTTATGGAATATGCCTTTATCGTCATGGTCGCACTGATAGGAATCGAAATCTTTGTTTCCTACATCAAAGGAAAACAATACTACCGATTGAATGTTCTCATTGCCGATGTGAGTACAGGTGTCATATTTGCACTTATCGGAGTTGTCATCCTTCTCGGTGCTTTGTATGTATATGACAAAATCGAAACAAACTTTTCGCTCTCGGCCTTAGGTTACCATTTTTTTCCTTTGGAAAGTCCGTTCCAATTCTCTCCTAGTTTTTCTGTGAACTGGCAGGCGCTAGGAGCTTGGACATTTGCTGTAGTTTTTGCTGATTTTGTTTATTACTGGTTTCATAGACATTGCCATGAAATCAATTTATTCTGGGCGACACATGTCACTCACCACTCCACTCAAGAAATGAACTTATCTGTTGCTTTCCGTGGAAATGGATTACAAAGAATATTCGAATATATTTACTTTCTTTCTATGGCACTCCTTGGAATTCCTTGGGCTATGTTTTTACTCAGCCATAGAATTCTGAAAGTTTACCAATTTGTGGTTCACACACGTTTTATCGGTAAACTTGGATTTTTAGAACAGTTTATGGTGACACCTTCCAACCACAGAGTCCACCATGGAATCCAAGATAAATACATCGACCGTAACCATGGTGGAATTTTTATCATTTGGGATCGTATGTTTGGATCCTTTGAATGGGAAACAGAAGAACCTATCTACGGTTTAACGAAACCCGTGAATTCTTTTAACCCCATCACCGTGAACATGCATGTGTTCAAAGATATATTCTTTCAGGTTTGGAAATGTAAATCCGTTGGTGATGTTTTTAAAACGATTTTTGGGCCCCCAGGTTGGAAACCAACTTACCTCATCACGGAAGCAGACAAAGCACCGGAACCAACAAAGGTTCAAAAATACGATCCAAAACCACCTATGGGTGTGATGATTTATGTGGCACTCCAGGCGGCAGTTCTTATGGCTGTGGGTCTTGTGATTTGGAAAGTTGCAAAAATCAATTTAGAACAGGATATGACAACTCTTGGAATTTTATCTGCTGTGATTATCTTTAGTTTGTTTTCGATTGATCGAACCATGGAAATGAAACGATGGTCAAGAAGGACAGAAGTGGTACGAAACGTACTTTTTATCTTAGCTTTTGTTGCGGCACTAGTTTATTCCAATATTCCTAATATTGAAATTTTTGCCATCCCACTCATTGGCCTCTCGTTTGTTTCGCTTGTATGGATTGTCATCAAACGAAAGACCTTCTTTGATTTAAGTAATATTTCTAATACTTGGTATTAG
- a CDS encoding LTA synthase family protein yields MKKLFSKLPFYIRFHLLLAGLGIVFLTVYRAVFFTMYSYRIQDKSVLILLKAFLKGFRFDISVLCVLLGFSLLYASLHFLNRNKIYRAVWRTLPVVFIILLLFLLIADLIYYENGNKHLGYEAFAYLGFEMLPLVGSAFSQNPFLFLLGILVIGGIGFGIYKIQSKFPYSHVNLHYKWAGLQFLVVLALLVLGIRGGIQTSPLRTSDAIITKETIINDLVLNPGFTVITDLKMTKVDDRHYMNLSESSAITQKEVAYSGATFVSEEYPLLRKTTVISNKPLPHIVVIVLEGWTGKYIDIIGTGKVEGKVVTPYFNQLIRKGMFFKNFFASGGRTTNGLMALMGGIPDRPGLTAVRTPQILNRFSGLGNIAKTIGYETLFVTGTDLSFNNKGSIMYHWGFDTLVGKTELEKNPEYKTGPWSYLDEASLDAMHKRLLNVKPEKPIVSVIHTGTTHYPYKVPDEKYRLFESTTQDSEYLNVLHYADFALNEYMEKAAKSTYFKDTVFFFVSDHSHHRFLNYYEDRNVPLLIYAPGKIKPELREDITSQLDLIPTILGFMEREVYFSVMGRDLRKVKGTSAYFAYGNIFGWIEDDFLYYQSVSGGQGETKTIKPPFVDLGLCYRDINLCKKHGDKTKAFLNLGDELLKSNKLFPSESVLKEIKSKN; encoded by the coding sequence ATGAAAAAACTATTTTCAAAATTGCCTTTTTACATTCGGTTCCACTTACTCCTTGCGGGTCTTGGAATCGTTTTTCTTACCGTTTACCGTGCCGTTTTTTTTACCATGTATTCCTATCGGATCCAAGACAAATCAGTTCTGATTTTGTTAAAGGCTTTTCTGAAGGGATTCCGATTCGATATTTCCGTCTTATGTGTGTTACTTGGGTTCAGTTTATTGTATGCGAGTTTGCATTTTTTAAACCGAAATAAAATCTATCGGGCAGTGTGGCGCACCTTACCTGTAGTTTTTATCATTCTATTGTTATTTCTTCTCATTGCGGATTTGATCTATTATGAAAATGGAAACAAACATTTAGGATACGAGGCTTTTGCTTATCTCGGTTTTGAGATGTTACCACTTGTGGGATCTGCCTTTTCTCAAAATCCATTTTTGTTTTTACTTGGAATTCTTGTGATTGGTGGAATTGGTTTCGGAATTTATAAAATCCAATCCAAGTTTCCGTATTCCCATGTAAACTTACATTACAAATGGGCTGGTCTCCAATTCCTAGTTGTGCTCGCACTTCTTGTGTTGGGAATCCGTGGGGGAATCCAAACGAGCCCACTAAGGACAAGTGACGCCATCATCACCAAAGAAACCATTATCAATGATTTGGTTTTGAATCCAGGTTTTACGGTCATCACAGACTTAAAGATGACTAAAGTGGATGACCGCCACTATATGAATCTGAGCGAATCTAGTGCCATCACACAAAAAGAAGTGGCCTATTCGGGAGCTACCTTTGTCAGCGAAGAATACCCACTTCTTCGGAAAACAACCGTTATATCAAATAAACCTTTGCCACATATTGTGGTGATTGTTTTAGAAGGTTGGACTGGCAAATACATTGATATCATTGGAACGGGTAAGGTAGAGGGGAAGGTGGTCACACCATACTTCAATCAACTCATCCGAAAAGGAATGTTTTTTAAAAACTTTTTTGCAAGTGGCGGAAGGACTACAAACGGTCTTATGGCGCTGATGGGAGGGATTCCCGATAGACCAGGCCTAACAGCCGTTCGCACACCGCAAATCCTCAATCGTTTTTCTGGTCTTGGGAATATTGCAAAAACCATCGGATATGAAACTTTGTTTGTAACCGGAACGGATCTGAGTTTTAACAATAAGGGAAGTATCATGTACCACTGGGGGTTTGATACTCTCGTTGGAAAAACTGAATTAGAAAAAAATCCCGAATACAAAACAGGGCCTTGGAGTTATTTAGATGAAGCATCTCTCGATGCCATGCACAAGAGACTCCTCAATGTAAAACCTGAAAAACCAATTGTCTCTGTGATTCATACAGGAACCACACATTACCCGTACAAAGTTCCCGATGAAAAGTATCGTTTGTTTGAATCCACCACACAAGACAGTGAATACTTAAATGTCCTTCATTATGCAGATTTTGCATTGAACGAATATATGGAAAAAGCAGCAAAGTCTACGTATTTTAAAGATACTGTTTTCTTTTTTGTTTCTGACCATAGCCACCACCGGTTTCTAAACTACTATGAAGATCGTAATGTTCCGCTCTTAATTTATGCTCCTGGAAAAATCAAACCGGAACTTAGAGAAGACATCACCTCACAACTGGATTTGATTCCTACCATCCTCGGATTTATGGAAAGGGAAGTTTATTTTAGTGTGATGGGTCGTGACTTACGAAAAGTAAAAGGAACATCTGCCTATTTTGCTTATGGAAATATCTTTGGATGGATAGAAGATGATTTTTTGTATTACCAGTCTGTATCCGGAGGGCAAGGGGAAACCAAAACCATTAAGCCCCCGTTTGTGGATTTAGGTCTTTGTTACAGAGATATCAATTTATGTAAAAAACATGGGGATAAAACAAAGGCATTTTTAAATTTAGGAGACGAACTCCTGAAGTCGAACAAGTTGTTCCCTTCAGAGTCCGTTCTTAAAGAAATTAAATCTAAAAACTAA
- a CDS encoding PQQ-dependent sugar dehydrogenase, with translation MKIQIFVLFSFLTLSVSCDDIGRSILKNYNKKYETDGQVLGSKPLFIGVDANRKQVAIALQEVVKVKEPTDIQFPPGDSPFLFALEKTGNMILFHREKKISRVLAKFNVITDSEEGLLGLAFHPQFPKQPKLYTNYVKSAANKDVTIVSEWVVENPTNYESMKLVNERVLLQVEQPYPNHNGGQLAFGLDGHLYIGLGDGGWRADPKNNGQNPNTLLGSILRISPTPDFQSKKPYSIPSDNPFVGKAGYAPETFAYGIRNPWRMSFSPDGRLLVADVGQDAYEEVDIILSGKNYGWNQTEGFHCFTDGCNTALYEPPFYEYGREEGQSITGGYVYTGSAIPALKGMYVFGDFIQGKIWAIPVPKPGENTKVTETTALGKWNLLIPTFGRDNEGEIFLADYQSGTIYKMVKP, from the coding sequence ATGAAAATCCAAATCTTTGTTTTATTTTCCTTTTTAACTTTGTCAGTCTCTTGTGATGATATAGGTCGTAGCATTTTAAAAAATTACAATAAAAAGTATGAAACCGATGGCCAAGTCCTCGGATCCAAACCACTTTTTATTGGTGTCGATGCCAATCGAAAACAAGTGGCAATCGCTTTGCAGGAAGTGGTGAAAGTAAAGGAGCCAACTGACATCCAGTTTCCGCCAGGGGACAGCCCCTTTTTATTTGCTCTTGAAAAAACAGGAAATATGATTCTTTTCCACAGGGAAAAAAAGATAAGTCGTGTTTTGGCAAAATTTAATGTGATTACGGATAGTGAAGAAGGACTTCTTGGTTTGGCTTTCCACCCACAATTTCCCAAACAACCAAAGTTATATACCAATTATGTAAAATCTGCTGCAAATAAAGATGTTACCATCGTTTCCGAATGGGTAGTAGAAAATCCAACTAACTACGAATCAATGAAACTTGTAAACGAACGAGTGTTATTGCAAGTAGAGCAGCCTTATCCTAACCACAATGGGGGACAATTGGCCTTTGGACTCGATGGACATTTGTACATAGGGCTTGGAGATGGGGGATGGAGAGCCGATCCTAAAAACAACGGACAAAACCCAAATACCTTACTTGGTTCTATTTTAAGAATTAGTCCAACACCTGACTTCCAATCGAAAAAACCATATTCCATTCCTTCCGACAATCCTTTTGTTGGAAAAGCGGGTTATGCACCAGAAACCTTTGCTTACGGAATTCGTAACCCTTGGAGGATGAGTTTTTCACCTGACGGACGTTTGCTAGTCGCGGATGTAGGGCAAGATGCTTACGAAGAAGTAGATATCATTCTTTCTGGTAAAAACTATGGTTGGAACCAAACCGAAGGTTTTCATTGTTTTACCGACGGATGTAATACCGCTCTTTACGAACCTCCTTTTTATGAATATGGTAGAGAGGAAGGACAATCCATTACTGGTGGGTATGTTTATACTGGTTCTGCGATTCCTGCGTTAAAGGGAATGTATGTGTTTGGTGATTTTATCCAAGGAAAAATTTGGGCCATTCCTGTTCCAAAACCAGGAGAGAATACCAAGGTAACGGAAACGACAGCCCTTGGAAAATGGAACTTACTCATTCCTACGTTTGGTCGTGACAATGAGGGTGAAATCTTTCTCGCAGACTACCAATCGGGAACCATTTATAAAATGGTAAAACCATAA
- a CDS encoding transmembrane 220 family protein, whose protein sequence is MKLFRILCIPIFLYFAYLQLNDPDPYLWFPLYAIVAAIALLSLFRKVPKFVGWILIPIYLILAGYYFAHTPYFGMEVEEVREFLGLLIASAAIAFLVFKK, encoded by the coding sequence ATGAAACTCTTTCGAATCCTTTGTATTCCGATTTTCCTCTATTTCGCCTATTTGCAATTGAATGACCCAGACCCCTACCTTTGGTTCCCGCTATATGCAATAGTGGCCGCCATAGCCCTTTTGAGTCTATTTCGAAAGGTTCCAAAGTTTGTGGGATGGATTCTGATTCCTATTTATCTAATTCTGGCAGGGTATTATTTTGCCCACACTCCGTACTTTGGAATGGAAGTGGAAGAAGTCAGAGAATTTTTAGGACTTTTGATTGCCAGTGCGGCGATTGCTTTTCTTGTCTTTAAAAAATAA
- the sufB gene encoding Fe-S cluster assembly protein SufB, translated as MESTADLDKVSFEFYKPDNFPKGLTRKVVESISHIKNEPSWLAEFRLKAFEVYEQKPMPAWGFIPQFHINIDDYVHYVGSNQKKKKSWDEVDPEILRSFEKLGIPEHERKYLAGIETMNDSETIYANVKKELTDLGIIFCDIDTAIKEYPELVREYLGTVVTIGDNKFSALNSAVFSGGSFAYIPKGVKTPMPLQAYFKVTAASSGQYERTLLIADEGAHLEYSEGCTSVQDKGTNFHTAVVELVAKKNSKIFYTTIQNWKKNMYNWTVKRGICEEAAHITWTDCNIGANTIKYPGIILQGDHSTGDVLSLAFAGSGQVQDTGARIIHVGKNTRSNILAKGVALDGGINSYRGLVKFEPSSKGSYSHIKCDGLMMDNRSQSHAYPYNDVSGEEGTLNYEATVSKIDDDQLFYLQSRGMSEDDAKLLIINGFCEGVTKHLDVEYSVEMTKLIKMILEDGKVIAEK; from the coding sequence ATGGAATCAACAGCCGACTTAGACAAGGTTTCTTTTGAATTTTATAAACCTGATAATTTTCCAAAGGGACTCACTCGTAAAGTTGTTGAATCCATTTCCCATATTAAAAATGAACCAAGTTGGCTTGCAGAATTTCGTTTAAAGGCTTTTGAAGTTTATGAACAGAAACCGATGCCGGCTTGGGGATTTATTCCGCAATTTCATATCAATATCGATGACTATGTGCATTACGTAGGTTCCAATCAAAAAAAGAAAAAATCTTGGGACGAAGTGGATCCAGAAATCCTGCGTAGTTTTGAAAAATTAGGAATTCCTGAACACGAAAGGAAATACCTGGCTGGAATCGAAACCATGAACGATTCCGAAACCATTTATGCTAATGTCAAAAAGGAACTGACTGACCTTGGGATTATCTTTTGTGACATCGATACGGCAATCAAAGAATACCCCGAACTCGTTCGTGAGTATCTGGGAACTGTTGTTACCATTGGTGATAATAAATTTTCAGCACTGAACTCCGCTGTATTTAGCGGTGGATCTTTTGCCTACATCCCAAAGGGAGTCAAAACTCCTATGCCTCTCCAAGCTTACTTTAAGGTAACAGCTGCTAGTTCCGGACAATATGAACGTACACTTCTCATCGCAGATGAGGGTGCACATTTGGAATACAGCGAAGGTTGTACTTCTGTCCAAGACAAAGGAACCAATTTTCATACCGCTGTTGTCGAACTCGTAGCCAAAAAGAATTCTAAAATCTTTTATACCACCATCCAAAACTGGAAAAAGAATATGTACAATTGGACAGTGAAACGAGGGATCTGCGAAGAAGCCGCTCATATCACTTGGACCGATTGTAATATTGGAGCCAATACCATCAAATACCCAGGGATCATTTTACAAGGGGATCATTCTACGGGTGATGTTTTGTCTTTGGCTTTTGCCGGAAGTGGGCAAGTGCAAGATACGGGAGCAAGGATCATCCATGTGGGAAAAAACACTCGTTCCAATATTTTGGCAAAAGGTGTGGCCCTCGATGGTGGAATCAATTCCTACCGTGGTTTAGTGAAATTTGAACCATCTAGCAAAGGATCTTACAGCCATATCAAATGTGATGGACTGATGATGGACAACCGCTCCCAGTCCCATGCGTATCCTTACAATGATGTATCAGGAGAAGAGGGAACTTTAAACTACGAAGCCACTGTCTCTAAAATTGATGACGACCAACTCTTTTACCTGCAATCGCGAGGGATGAGTGAAGATGATGCGAAGTTACTCATCATCAATGGATTTTGTGAAGGTGTCACCAAACATTTGGATGTTGAATATTCAGTTGAGATGACAAAACTCATCAAAATGATTTTGGAAGATGGAAAGGTGATTGCCGAAAAATAA
- a CDS encoding peroxiredoxin, whose amino-acid sequence MPQVTSHAPDFKATAVIGDSFKEIKLSDYKGKWVVLFFYPLDFTFVCPTEIIEYDAKLEDFKKIGAEVLGVSVDSEFSHLAWKKTARKEGGIGEIKYPLIADKTKEIAKSFGVLIESGPDAGVALRGTFIIDPAGIIRQATVNDLPVGRNIEEALRLIRAFQFVEKHGEVCPANWDEGKKTMKADPTGSKAYFASVN is encoded by the coding sequence ATGCCACAAGTGACATCACATGCCCCAGATTTTAAAGCAACCGCTGTGATCGGGGACAGTTTTAAAGAAATCAAATTGTCAGATTACAAAGGAAAATGGGTGGTTCTGTTTTTCTATCCGCTCGATTTTACATTTGTTTGTCCGACAGAAATTATTGAATACGATGCAAAACTCGAAGATTTTAAAAAGATTGGAGCCGAAGTTTTGGGAGTTTCCGTTGATAGCGAATTTTCGCACTTAGCTTGGAAAAAAACAGCCCGAAAAGAAGGTGGTATTGGTGAGATCAAATACCCACTCATCGCTGACAAAACAAAAGAAATTGCAAAATCTTTTGGAGTTCTGATCGAGTCTGGCCCTGATGCAGGTGTCGCTCTTCGCGGAACTTTCATCATTGATCCAGCGGGAATCATTCGCCAAGCAACTGTTAACGACCTACCAGTAGGACGTAACATTGAAGAAGCTCTTCGCCTCATCAGAGCTTTCCAATTTGTGGAAAAACACGGTGAAGTTTGCCCTGCAAACTGGGACGAAGGAAAGAAAACGATGAAAGCAGATCCTACTGGATCCAAAGCTTACTTCGCTTCTGTAAATTAA
- a CDS encoding ATP-binding cassette domain-containing protein, protein MSYHITIQNLNFNYESQSEFLFQNLNLAFGPGWTGIVGKNGTGKSTLAKLIAGEMEPHTGTIQGNDFVRYVSQSNEVPKESLEDFLYDDSKESGRYKNLLKVSLDSPEDYEFLSFGEKRRVILAMALSESPGVLILDEPTNHLDLDSILIIRAALSQFQGIGILISHDRSLLDDLVTHCVFLEKNFYSERPGNYSEGKREMEREALERIHDWEIARSERKKLDAELKRRREEASLSHKHRSKKGLDLHDHDGRHKKNLARVTGKDGQAGRLKQQLDKRMEHSERKEKEIFAKLPEKENLGIVWKTEISRRKHLFLWEEDHLDFGFMNLRLDSNLQIQPDSKIAITGKNGSGKSTFLQFLANELKEKQIRSLYLPQEFSKKEITELQYAFQSCSSEEKAKILSGVHKLGSDPKRVFESEVFSPGEMKKIFLSLHLDSQVEILLLDEPTNHLDIKSLEALESSLQSLGVALVVVSHDRRFLESIAKEEWSLENLSLTQKHLDRI, encoded by the coding sequence ATGTCCTATCATATCACCATTCAAAATCTAAATTTTAATTACGAATCGCAGTCAGAGTTTTTATTCCAGAACTTAAACCTCGCGTTTGGTCCGGGATGGACTGGCATTGTCGGCAAAAATGGAACGGGAAAATCCACTTTAGCAAAACTCATTGCAGGGGAAATGGAACCACATACTGGAACCATCCAAGGAAATGACTTCGTACGTTATGTTTCGCAAAGTAATGAAGTTCCAAAAGAATCGTTAGAGGATTTTTTATATGATGATTCTAAAGAATCGGGTCGTTATAAAAATCTTTTGAAAGTTTCTTTGGATTCACCTGAGGACTATGAGTTTTTAAGTTTTGGGGAAAAAAGAAGGGTCATCCTTGCTATGGCCCTTTCCGAATCTCCTGGTGTTTTGATTCTGGATGAACCTACCAATCATTTAGATTTGGATAGTATCCTCATCATTCGCGCTGCCCTTTCTCAGTTTCAAGGGATAGGAATTTTAATCAGTCACGATAGGTCATTGTTAGATGATCTTGTCACCCATTGTGTATTCCTCGAAAAAAACTTTTATTCCGAACGGCCAGGAAATTATTCAGAAGGCAAAAGGGAGATGGAGAGAGAGGCGCTGGAGCGAATCCATGATTGGGAAATTGCGCGTAGTGAAAGGAAAAAACTGGATGCGGAACTCAAACGGAGAAGAGAAGAAGCAAGTCTTTCACACAAACATAGATCCAAGAAGGGACTCGATCTCCATGACCATGATGGTCGGCATAAAAAAAACTTAGCAAGGGTTACCGGTAAAGATGGCCAAGCGGGGAGGCTCAAACAGCAGTTAGATAAAAGAATGGAACATTCCGAAAGAAAGGAAAAAGAAATTTTTGCTAAACTTCCTGAAAAAGAAAATTTAGGAATTGTTTGGAAAACAGAAATTTCCAGAAGGAAACATTTGTTTTTATGGGAAGAAGATCATTTAGATTTTGGGTTTATGAATTTACGACTAGATTCGAATCTCCAAATCCAACCTGATTCGAAAATTGCGATTACTGGAAAAAATGGATCGGGGAAATCAACCTTTTTGCAATTTCTCGCAAACGAATTAAAAGAAAAACAAATTCGTTCCTTGTATTTGCCCCAAGAGTTTTCTAAAAAAGAAATCACTGAATTACAATATGCATTTCAAAGTTGTTCTTCGGAGGAAAAAGCAAAAATCCTTTCGGGAGTTCACAAATTGGGGAGTGATCCGAAACGTGTTTTTGAATCAGAAGTTTTCAGTCCGGGGGAAATGAAAAAAATATTTCTTTCCCTCCATTTGGATTCACAAGTTGAAATCCTCCTCTTAGACGAACCAACAAACCATTTGGATATAAAATCTTTGGAGGCGCTAGAGAGTTCCCTTCAGTCACTTGGTGTTGCTTTGGTAGTAGTCAGTCATGACCGTCGCTTTCTTGAATCGATCGCAAAGGAAGAATGGTCATTGGAAAACCTGTCCCTGACCCAAAAACATCTAGACAGAATCTAA
- a CDS encoding PaaI family thioesterase: MKSVAKKNLSFASSPDNADGLQLKITFDEDTKTAFGDYTCPEKYQGLPDQIHPGIISTILDEIMVKINEAMNFETTTGELTIRFLQPAKVNEPLHLRGWFVKKNKKIIENRAEIENEIGKIVARGKGKYIEAED, from the coding sequence ATGAAATCCGTTGCGAAAAAAAATCTCAGCTTTGCCTCCTCACCGGACAATGCAGACGGGTTGCAGTTAAAAATCACCTTCGACGAAGACACAAAAACTGCCTTTGGTGATTACACCTGCCCCGAAAAATACCAGGGTTTACCGGATCAAATCCACCCAGGAATTATCTCTACCATCTTAGATGAAATCATGGTTAAGATCAACGAAGCGATGAATTTTGAAACCACTACGGGTGAACTTACCATTCGTTTTTTACAACCAGCAAAAGTAAATGAACCACTTCACTTACGTGGATGGTTTGTGAAAAAGAATAAAAAAATCATAGAAAACCGTGCTGAAATAGAAAATGAGATCGGCAAAATAGTGGCCCGCGGAAAAGGTAAATATATCGAAGCTGAAGACTGA